The following proteins are encoded in a genomic region of Bombus pyrosoma isolate SC7728 linkage group LG1, ASM1482585v1, whole genome shotgun sequence:
- the LOC122574215 gene encoding maternal protein tudor-like isoform X2 has protein sequence MSIKQNSELIIFVTHIEPCHTFLRIWGQIDKNSGTCVERMILPLVEQFTRRQTCVKTESTSLRINALCCAKFQNDGYYRARIKHINNIDNTVLLHFIDYGNLELFSIQEIHLLDDIPGTEPLRSFPPVAFQFTLMNLLPANGHWSNEVIESIQKTLMYNEYKIMIRTITNSDNFIKLVYNNEDFSELLIKRNVAKRATLLEMYSSRGITDPELLLYEKDLNSLNSAENEVEEFQQNVCSCCAAQKKHTMHASVQEALVFKSRVLDVSSKYDVYVSFVEDGPYKFSVQLQSTTQILRALMRDINSHPLEPLQEPPLPGSVCLGRYTRDKVLCRAVVMSVMENKCKLYYVDFGHTEVLPYTDIFKLPPHFINPRVLSIRFTLSGVHELNVTGTMKEYFKQVLAGKLLVLHVCPPEGPPLIQYGDLYVNGKNIKDILREAFPPPVMLTTINCFTYQTPKPLLVEDVVNVYVSFVESYKKFFVRLEDYVPSLELIMNDLANFCTSAPTLSLAELKVGLPCAALYDDQWYRAQIESINGEKVRVLYVDYGNEETVTLKSLRSIRADLVKTLPAQAIKCTLHGYRVIEPTQETHNRFESYTLEKRFHIKVVDVTSNGLVVDLYEKEHNMNIISELFHIVPVEHVKNQYSFKLILKTDGNEDISKWHKKNQSISLHQTHNSSTDQEKNKIKILKNESSNNFHHNDSQNEKFNRDESSNNHSTKDKWSNSNGARHDGNDSSKIGKGTRGNRNKDSDTSFKSNTKHGKSSTNRGSCSRRGDISERMQSNKCSDRNNDGNYKSGKTNGDHDSNKFKERKGQGYRLVQNKLNIVNYTNDEKRQNSMKHTNEVYIPRHLITIGVIKSSEVVVVNSLCNFFLQINSDYIALETMMENIQLIYQNGGGLLEKSDIVQGTYCIAQYSKDLKWYRAVIKFIKENSATVQFIDYGNMETVTFDKMKPIKKEFLKLPIQAIHCKLFGVKDDNFKSNNIKAFENLVINKAVEAEFIGEENGMYSVLLRRMSDNGQTEIFINREFCEDTKQENITKWTTIPYAPETKKDVIITWFTNPNNFYCQILDNENEFKFMMNEIQRIYVTKKPISYMLQVGSPVVAIFSDDGAFYRAEIIELNKSNGHLIQYIDFGNSAIVHPQNIYPVEKELMRLPKQAVQCSLLNVAPLDGVDWSEANTKEIDNCFNVDNCTCVFHDKKDDKYLISLINNGNDVAKMLAKLNLASLSNSGTESDVDVIDNNTLTPIIKSNIRRVDINLLNGQALRVKVSSVQNISEFYVQLPSATECEDIINTYMAEKNLEVLALPGELSVMQYQSIKCSLIKNIISETDTRFKEMIEGREVIISVEEIDNNRLIVKLFDLNGCKIKILERSDEKLLPICPLPILCSTQEVIVAHVNHSGSIWLKCTENYEMEKSLLRALNKYYPISGKIIRPKVGRLCAVRSSNGQWYRAKIISHSEKGVCINYLDFGTSVCVPHNRVMVLDSQFYTPYQLAINVSLSVIIKGTVFEQSDILEHHLVKKLLTCVFYNVDKRWVVELLHNGEKFSSKFRSLNLTSEQKIYGIRESGIYNMAEGCKYKVSVAHADSPSQFWLHYADDIVDFHSKHMQLQHDALTFPEVDGVLEEGSLCIVLNTISNYWFRAQVLDADEDITTVRFIDHGNTDTINNKSGKIRQLSDEWKEIKGYAIKCRLDVIPAETEDWNSAICKKFESLVKIDGPVEAMVIANSVPKRVDLLINGKSVSEMLVEDHHAVKIHTEEELIDEIVDVELDPYSAFVSHINSPNEFWVQEEKSVGNLEIMTDRFLVAHMFPKVDEIKENLLCVAKYPEDDCWYRARVVSHSDSATRVIYIDYGNSATSTEIRAIPPDLADIPPLSRKCRLIMPEGITKWSEKACKEFVTLAADGATIFLLDVIDEGETSSVKLTLDGKNVTDMLANFCERQSSIIENRLSPLGEENLPNVFVSCINSPDEFWIQAESNTTDLNTMLEKLQAAPSFLLLSIFDIGTICAARYLENGQWRRAKILSHSEKGTEVLCIDYGNIMITNETRMLPADIINIPPLSKCCSLQKPNSINSWPLDACKIFEELAAGGKTMFQFEILDDISNRPSVKLSFNGKNIADILVPFVQNISEDAIIKGVNETNKGDDVDINRLPENSESQNQEIEENTDNSCLNTNYDVELTVDDIVRNMEVDKDVLDKREDEDEEIDKITENLEHLKTQAEIETCSDKNEMQDIKIHAEVKTVSEEVLSSTIQNVTLNTISDSSDIKSGLEDVKKEQDNVIISKSQICNTEMEISEPNINIQCSESVKDENTSNLKEFVREQSVETPGETTRKDTSISVLKEETNILSIDETKRSSNKDCYTRDTDEVNVNIMGSKGCSDVSNRQNDEPLIDVTVSEKITDSQDDDPKISE, from the exons atgagcataaaacaaaattcagaGTTGATTATTTTTGTGACTCATATTGAACCATGCCATACATTCCTCAGAATATGGGgtcaaattgataaaaattctgGAACATGTGTAGAACGTATGATTTTACCCCTTGTTGAACAATTTACTAGACGTCAAACCTGTGTTAAAACTGAGTCAACCAGTTTGCGCATAAATGCTCTTTGCTGTgctaaatttcaaaatgatgGATATTATCGAGCAAGAATAaagcatataaataatattgataatactGTGCTTTTGCATTTCATCGATTATGGTAATCTTGAATTGTTTTCAATACAAGAAATACATTTACTTGACGATATACCTGGTACTGAACCTTTACGATCTTTTCCACCTGTGGCGtttcaatttacattaatgaatttattaccTGCAAATGGTCATTGGTCTAACGAAGTAATTGAGTCAATTCAGAAGACTCTAATGtacaatgaatataaaattatgattcgTACTATAACCAATagtgataattttattaaacttgtGTACAATAATGAGGATTTCAGTGAATTGTTAATCAAGAGAAACGTAGCAAAAAGAGCAACATTGCTAGAAATGTAtag TTCAAGAGGTATAACAGACCCTGAATTGctattatatgaaaaagatctgaattcattaaattctgCTGAAAATGAAGTTGAAGAATTTCAACAAAATGTTTGTTCATGCTGTGCAGCTCAGAAAAAGCATACGATGCACGCCTCTGTTCAAGAAGCTCTTGTATTTAAGTCTCGCGTTTTGGATGTATCATCAAAGTATGATGTATATGTTTCATTTGTAGAAGATGGTCCATATAAGTTTTCTGTGCAACTTCAAAGTACCACTCAGATATTGCGCGCGCTCATGAGAGATATTAACAGTCATCCTCTAGAGCCATTACAAGAACCTCCATTACCTGGATCAGTATGTCTAGGTCGTTATACGCGAGATAAGGTGTTATGCAGAGCTGTTGTAATGTCTGTTATGGAAAATAAGTGTAAACTTTACTATGTCGATTTTGGTCACACGGAAGTGTTACCATACACAGATATTTTCAAGTTACCACCTCACTTTATTAATCCTAGAGTGCTTTCTATTCGGTTCACATTAAGCGGTGTACACGAATTAAATGTTACAGGTAcaatgaaagaatattttaaacaagtACTAGCAGGAAAGCTCCTTGTTTTGCATGTCTGCCCACCAGAGGGACCACCTTTAATACAATATGGAGACTTATATGTTAATGGAAAAAACATAAAAGACATTCTTAGAGAAGCATTTCCACCTCCAGTTATGCTGACAactataaattgttttacataCCAAACACCAAAACCATTATTAGTAGAAGATGTAGTAAATGTCTATGTTTCGTTTGTGGaatcttataaaaaattttttgtacGACTTGAGGATTATGTACCATCTCttgaattaataatgaatGATTTAGCAAATTTTTGTACATCTGCACCTACTTTAAGTCTAGCAGAATTAAAGGTTGGTCTTCCTTGTGCTGCTTTATATGATGATCAATGGTATAGAGCACAGATTGAGAGCataaatggagaaaaagtAAGAGTCTTATATGTAGATTATGGTAATGAAGAAACTGTAACTTTAAAGTCCCTTCGTTCAATTCGTGCCGACTTAGTCAAAACATTGCCAGCACAAGCTATAAAATGTACTTTGCATGGTTATCGAGTGATTGAACCTACTCAAGAGACTCACAATCGGTTTGAGTCGTATACTTTGGAGAAACGCTTCCATATAAAAGTTGTAGATGTAACTTCTAATGGTCTAGTGGTagatttatatgaaaaagagCACAAcatgaatattatttctgaatTGTTTCATATAGTTCCAGTTGAACATGTAAAAAATCAGTACTCTTTTAAACTGATTTTGAAAACTGATGGAAATGAGGATATAAGTAAATGGCATAAAAAGAATCAATCAATATCACTGCACCAAACACATAACAGTAGTACTGATCAAGAAAAgaataagattaaaattttgaaaaatgaatcaagtaataattttcatcataatgattcacaaaatgaaaaatttaacagAGATGAGTCTTCTAATAATCATAGTACAAAAGATAAATGGAGCAATAGTAATGGAGCAAGACATGATGGTAATGATTCGTCTAAAATCGGGAAAGGTACCAGAggtaatagaaataaagattCAGATACATCATTTAAGAGCAATACCAAACATGGAAAAAGTAGTACTAATCGTGGTAGTTGTTCTAGACGTGGAGACATTTCTGAAAGAATGCAAAGTAACAAATGCAGTGATAGAAATAACGACGGAAATTATAAAAGTGGGAAAACAAATGGCGATCATgatagtaataaatttaaagaaagaaaaggacaaGGATATAGGCTTGTACAAAATAAGTTAAACATCGTTAATTATACCAATGatgaaaaaagacaaaattcTATGAAACATACAAATGAAGTTTATATTCCACGTCATCTTATAACTATTGGAGTTATAAAATCTTCTGAAGTAGTTGTTGTAAATAGTCTCTgtaacttttttttacaaataaattctgATTATATTGCTTTAGAGACTATGatggaaaatattcaattaatatatcaaaatggAGGAGGGTTACTAGAAAAATCTGACATAGTTCAGGGCACATATTGCATTGCTCAGTATTCAAAAGACCTAAAATGGTATAGAGCTGTAATCAAATTCATTAAAGAAAATAGTGCAACTGTACAATTCATAGATTATGGCAATATGGAAACAGTtacatttgataaaatgaaacccataaaaaaggaatttttgaaactcCCAATACAAGCTATACATTGTAAACTATTTGGTGTAAAGGATGATAATTTTAAGTCAAACAATATAAAAGCTTTTGAGaatttagttattaataaagCTGTAGAAGCAGAATTTATAGGTGAAGAAAATGGTATGTACAGTGTCTTATTGAGAAGAATGTCTGATAATGGGCAAAcagagatttttataaatagagaATTTTGTGAGGATACCAAACAAGAGAATATAACTAAATGGACTACAATTCCATATGCACCTGAAACTAAAAAAGACGTAATTATTACATGGTTTACAAATcccaataatttttattgtcaaATACTCGATAATGAAAACGAATTTAAGTTTATGATGAATGAAATTCAGAGGATATATGTTACTAAAAAACCAATTTCATATATGTTACAG GTTGGATCTCCAGTAGTAGCAATATTCTCTGATGATGGAGCTTTTTATCGTGCAGAAAtcattgaattaaataaatcaaatggTCATCTTATTCAGTACATAGATTTTGGAAATAGTGCTATAGTTCATCCTCAGAACATTTATCCAGTAGAAAAGGAATTAATGCGTCTTCCTAAACAAGCTGTCCAATGTTCATTGCTAAATGTTGCTCCACTAGATGGAGTTGATTGGTCTGAAgcaaatacaaaagaaattgataattgcTTTAATGTTGACAATTGCACGTGTGTTTTTCACGACAAAAaagatgataaatatttaatatcgttaattaataacgGAAACGATGTAGCTAAGATGTTAGCGAAACTAAATCTTGCATCACTATCCAATTCAGGTACTGAATCAGATGTTGATGTTATAG aTAATAATACTTTAACACCAATAATTAAATCTAACATAAGAAGAGTGGATATAAATCTCTTAAATGGTCAAGCACTTCGAGTAAAAGTTTCAAGTGTTCAAAATATATCAGAATTCTATGTACAATTACCTTCAGCTACTGAATGtgaagatataattaatacatacatGGCTGAAAAAAATCTTGAG gTATTAGCTTTACCAGGAGAACTTTCTGTAATGCAGTACCAATCAATTAAATGTTcccttataaaaaatattatttctgagACAGATACTAGATTCAAAGAAATGATTGAGGGAAGAGAAGTAATTATAAGTGTGGAAGAAATCGACAATAATAG acttatcgtaaaattatttgaccTAAATGgttgtaaaataaagattCTCGAAAGGtcagatgaaaaattattaccaaTATGTCCATTGCCTATTCTTTGTTCTACTCAAGAAGTAATAGTGGCACATGTAAATCACTCTGGTAGTATCTGGCTAAAATGTACTGAAAACTACGAAATGGAGAAAAGTTTACTTCGTGCACTCAATAAGTATTATCCTATTTccggaaaaataataagacCGAAGGTGGGTCGCTTATGCGCTGTGAGAAGCAGTAATGGTCAGTGGTATCGAGCTAAGATTATAAGTCATTCTGAGAAAGGAGTTTGTATAAATTACCTTGATTTTGGCACTTCTGTCTGTGTGCCCCATAATAGAGTAATGGTGTTAGATTCACAGTTTTATACACCATACCAGTTAGCTATTAATGTCTCACTATCAGTAATAATTAAGGGTACAGTATTTGAACAATCAGATATATTAGAACATCATTTGGTGAAGAAACTTCTTACCTGCGTTTTTTATAATGTTGACAAAAGATGGGTAGTGGAGTTGCTACATAATGGGGAGAAGTTCAGTAGCAAATTCCGTTCTCTTAATTTAACATCAGAACAAAAGATATATGGAATAAGAGAATCTGGAATTTATAATATGGCAGAGGGTTGTAAATATAAAGTCTCTGTAGCTCATGCAGATTCACCTAGTCAGTTCTGGCTTCACTATGCAGATGATATCGTAGATTTTCATAGTAAACACATGCAACTTCAACATGATGCACTTACATTTCCAGAGGTAGATGGAGTATTAGAAGAAGGAAGTCTATGCATTGTTTTGAACACTATAAGTAATTACTGGTTTAGGGCACAGGTACTCGATGCCGATGAAGATATCACCACTGTTCGATTTATCGATCATGGAAATACAGATACCATCAATAATAAATCTGGAAAGATTCGACAGTTGTCAGATGagtggaaagaaataaagggaTATGCAATTAAATGCAGATTAGATGTTATTCCTGCAGAAACAGAAGATTGGAATTCtgcaatttgtaaaaaattcgaaagtttAGTAAAAATTGATGGGCCTGTGGAAGCCATGGTAATAGCAAATAGTGTTCCAAAACGAGTAGACTTGTTAATAAATGGTAAAAGTGTTAGTGAAATGTTAGTCGAAGATCATCATGCTGTAAAGATTCATACAGAAGAAGAATTAATAGATGAAATAGTTGACGTTGAATTGGATCCCTATTCTGCTTTTGTAAGTCACATTAACTCTCCAAATGAGTTTTGGgttcaagaagaaaaatctgttggtaatttagaaattatgaCTGATAGATTTCTTGTAGCACATATGTTTCCCAAAGTggatgaaattaaagaaaatttattgtgTGTTGCTAAATATCCTGAAGATGATTGTTGGTATAGGGCACGTGTTGTATCACACAGTGATAGTGCTACACgagttatatatatagattatgGAAATTCAGCTACCTCAACCGAAATACGTGCTATACCGCCAGATCTTGCAGATATACCTCCTCTATCAAGAAAATGTCGTTTAATTATGCCAGAAGGGATTACGAAATGGTCAGAAAAAGCTTGTAAGGAATTTGTAACATTAGCAGCTGATGGAGcaactatatttttgttaGACGTAATTGATGAAGGTGAAACATCATCGGTAAAATTAACACTAGATGGTAAAAATGTAACAGATATGCTTGCAAACTTTTGTGAACGTCAATCATCGATCATAGAGAACCGATTATCTCCTTTGGGTGAagaaaatttaccaaatgtatTTGTTAGTTGCATCAATTCACCTGATGAATTCTGGATTCAAGCAGAAAGCAACACTACAGATTTAAATACAATGTTAGAGAAATTACAAGCAGCACCTAGTTTCCTTCTATTAAGTATATTTGACATTGGTACTATTTGTGCTGCAAGGTATTTAGAAAATGGTCAATGGCGCAGGGCAAAAATTCTTTCACATTCTGAAAAAGGTACTGAAGTTCTGTGCATAGATTATGGCAACATAATGATTACAAATGAAACAAGGATGTTACCAgcagatattataaatatcccTCCTTTATCGAAATGTTGCTCTCTGCAAAAACCAAACAGTATAAATTCTTGGCCTTTAGATGcttgcaaaatatttgaagaactTGCTGCAGGTGGAAAAACAATGTTTCAGTTCGAGATTCTTGATGATATCAGTAATCGTCCCTCTGTTAAATTAAGTTTTAATGGGAAAAATATTGCTGATATTTTAGTACCATTTGTGCAAAATATATCTGAAGATGCTATAATAAAAGGAGTGAATGAAACAAACAAGGGAGACGACGTAGATATAAATAGATTACCAGAAAATAGTGAAAGCCAAAAtcaagaaatagaagaaaacaCAGATAATTCATGTCTGAATACTAACTATGATGTAGAACTTACTGTAGATGACATAGTCCGAAATATGGAAGTGGATAAAGATGTACTGGATAAAAGagaagatgaagatgaagaaattgacaaaataacagaaaatttagAACATTTAAAGACACAAGCTGAAATAGAGACATGTagtgataaaaatgaaatgcaaGACATTAAAATACATGCTGAAGTAAAAACTGTGAGTGAAGAAGTTTTATCAAGTACAATACAGAACGTAACATTGAATACAATTTCAGACTCATCAGATATTAAAAGTGGCTTAGAAGatgttaaaaaagaacaagataatgtaataatatcaaaatcacaaatatgtaatactgaaatggaaataagtgaaccaaatataaatattcaatgttcTGAGAGTGTTAAAGATGAAAATACATCCAACTTAAAAGAATTTGTGAGGGAACAATCTGTAGAAACACCAGGGGAAACTACAAGGAAAGATACTTCCATAAGtgttttaaaagaagaaactaacATCTTGAGTATTGATGAAACAAAAAGATCTAGTAATAAAGACTGTTATACACGAGACACTGATGAagtaaatgttaatataatgGGCTCTAAAGGTTGCTCCGATGTAAGCAATAGGCAGAATGATGAGCCATTGATCGATGTGACAGTTTCTGAAAAGATTACTGATAGCCAAGATGATGATCCTAAAATATCAGAATGA